The genomic segment GTGGTATAATTCCATCAGGAAGAAAATTATCAGGAGGGGATTAATGAAGGTCACTCTCGTCTATGCGGGGATTTCAGGGTTAGGCTTCAATAGCCTGGGCAAAGGGATGGACGCTGGATGGGTAAGCCATGGCCTGGCCCACCTTTCATCGGCAGCTAAGGCCCAGGGATTTGAAGTAGACCTGATTGACCTCAGAGCCCTTTCAGGTTGGGAAGAGTTCCGGGATGAGGTAAAGAAAAGGGATCCCAGAGTCGTAGGCCTCACCATGATGAGTGTGGATTACAACCCCGTGATGCGTTGCGTTGATATAATCAAAGAAGAAGTTAACCGCAACATCATTACCGTAGTGGGTGGACCCCACCCCACCTTAGCTCTGGATGAGGTCATCAAAAATCCCAACATTGATTATGTGGTGATTAGGGAAGGGGAGATAACTTTCCCCAGGCTCCTTAGAGCTATTGAGGAGAACACACCCCCGAAAGAACGAGTGCTGGTGGGCGAACCACCGGATCTGGATGCCATTCCTTTCCCTGACCGGGACCTTTTCCTTGAAGAATGGCGTAAGTACGGATATGACCTGGATTCTCCTGAAGTGCCTTTCGTGGAAGAACTTCCGCCACCTTTCCTGACCATTATTGCTGGGCGAGGTTGCATGTATAATTGCAGCTTCTGTCAGCCTGCAGAGAGGAAAATTTTCGGGCGTAAAGTGCGCAGGCGCAGCCCCCAGAACATTATCGCTGAGCTTAAGCTTTTGAGGGAAAAATACAAATTTGCCAGCTTTATGTTCCACGACGATTGCTTGACCGAGGATCGGGAATGGGTGACCGAGTTCTGCCGCCTCTACAAGGCCGAGGGGTTCA from the Anaerolineae bacterium genome contains:
- a CDS encoding B12-binding domain-containing radical SAM protein, which produces MKVTLVYAGISGLGFNSLGKGMDAGWVSHGLAHLSSAAKAQGFEVDLIDLRALSGWEEFRDEVKKRDPRVVGLTMMSVDYNPVMRCVDIIKEEVNRNIITVVGGPHPTLALDEVIKNPNIDYVVIREGEITFPRLLRAIEENTPPKERVLVGEPPDLDAIPFPDRDLFLEEWRKYGYDLDSPEVPFVEELPPPFLTIIAGRGCMYNCSFCQPAERKIFGRKVRRRSPQNIIAELKLLREKYKFASFMFHDDCLTEDREWVTEFCRLYKAEGFTQPFFCQSRADILVRHEDMVKLMVEAGCRGMFIGFESGSDRVLRFLRKGTTREINLKAAKICKKYGIAIWANYMLGIPTETKEEVMETISMLKEIDPDYYSPAFYTPHPGSDLYDYCIEHGLSLITSHDQYRRNPTEMKIKGLDYEFLMWALEESQRRKPWNAFKRKARKLWKRYASPRKAIRKVIRLARKIAGAQA